From one Solanum lycopersicum chromosome 12, SLM_r2.1 genomic stretch:
- the LOC101258633 gene encoding UDP-rhamnose/UDP-galactose transporter 6, translated as MAPSSKANKKAAGDVAAWMFNVVTSVGIIIVNKALMANYGFFFATTLTGMHFVTTTLMTIVLRWLGIIQASHLPLLDLLKFVLCANFSIVGMNISLMWNSVGFYQIAKLSMIPVSCLLEVSFDKIRYSRDTKLSIVVVLLGVAVCTVTDVSVNTKGFIAAFVAVWSTALQQYYVHYLQRKYSLSSFNLLGHTAPVQAGSLLLLGPLVDYWLTNKRIDHFDFTFSSSAFIILSCTIAIGTNLSQFICIGRFTAVSFQVIGHMKTILVLVLGFLFFGKEGLNIQVVVGMLIAVCGMIWYGNASSKPGGKERRSHSIKHGSDSSQADDKV; from the exons ATGGCTCCTTCAAGCAAGGCTAATAAGAAGGCTGCAGGTGATGTGGCTGCATGGATGTTCAATGTGGTCACTTCAGTTGGAATCATTATTGTTAACAAAGCCTTAATGGCTAACTATGGGTTTTTCTTTG CAACAACATTAACGGGGATGCATTTTGTTACAACAACTTTGATGACGATTGTTCTAAGGTGGCTCGGGATCATCCAAGCTTCTCACTTACCCCTTCTAGATCTTCTAAAATTTGTACTGTGTGCAAACTTCTCTATTGTTGGGATGAACATCAGTTTGATGTGGAACTCGGTGGGATTCTACCAG ATTGCAAAGTTGAGTATGATCCCTGTCTCCTGCTTACTAGAAGTTTCCTTTGACAAGATCCGCTATTCAAGGGATACAAAGCTGAGCATTGTTGTGGTACTCCTAGGGGTTGCTGTATGTACAGTTACGGACGTGAGTGTTAATACCAAAGGCTTCATTGCTGCCTTTGTAGCTGTATGGAGCACTGCTCTACAACAGTAT TATGTTCATTACCTTCAAAGGAAATACTCCCTTAGTTCTTTCAATTTGCTGGGACATACTGCACCAGTTCAGGCTGGAAGTCTGCTGCTATTAGGTCCGCTTGTGGATTATTGGTTGACCAACAAGAGGATTGATCACTTTGACTTCACATTTTCATCATCG GCATTCATCATTCTTTCATGCACTATAGCAATAGGCACCAATCTCAGCCAGTTCATATGCATTGGAAGATTCACTGCTGTTTCATTCCAAGTTATCGGTCATATGAAAACAATACTCGTTTTGGTACTGGGATTCTTGTTCTTTGGGAAAGAAGGTCTCAACATACAAGTGGTAGTTGGCATGCTCATAGCAGTTTGCGGAATGATCTGGTATGGAAATGCCTCATCTAAACCTGGTGGGAAAGAGCGTCGTAGCCATTCAATCAAGCATGGATCAGATTCGTCACAAGCCGATGATAAGGTGTAA